Proteins co-encoded in one Dasypus novemcinctus isolate mDasNov1 chromosome 18, mDasNov1.1.hap2, whole genome shotgun sequence genomic window:
- the CATSPERG gene encoding cation channel sperm-associated auxiliary subunit gamma isoform X7 — translation MERRNEKRGRGEKVLLFDRKVRPEKVPTEKSAPAQSEKVRGEGEETARGEARSRGEEKAGGAERTGGEERVRAALAPCSAMSPAGPAQPRPHVLRALRALLAVFLAPWGLWAVEDEDCTWQVVLNKFETVGQSGASDRFFRQEPLDTVEKVFRTLVDAPIDPEEVSGLRSGEREGPVPRALGPGRSPNLFLQKYLGFPYYLKVNYSCEGQLFHLAPRYFVNAPSRPLWYTVDQAPVLILGGIPNEKSILLTDTSFKDFSLIELNIDSCWVGSIYCPQADFAATIYDTISTESTLFIRQNQLVYYSTGTYTTLHEGDHGSGSWVRVLANECIKKLCPVEFHSNGSEYVMALTTGKHEGYVHFGTITDGRVSFKMLPVSLSVCEGIQVSNCSIIWSVFLKGEKLLLLVESMVTATRNLYQVVSYNLVTDSLSILYKIPEFIPDARGLEFLMMLRTESFTTSPMVPKGMSYDPYNNLLYIWGNFLLQSYDYENFIYLADFPKESSIKYLVNSFQGELAIVTETEEIWYILEGSYRVYKLIPSDGWEVHVSLQAMRQSNSYAANETMVTIFYEQDKLYQLVYLISRQEARLVKRLVPVVQLLNYQQVNSHYLLEQQGGHQTLTFTNLCPFTVMRLWDLPDPQSYTRQERYRALPPRVLEASGFHSERSLAVYQGLVYYLLWLHSKYDKPYADPVHDPTWRWWKNKKQDQDYYFYLASNWRSAGGVHIDMASYEKIYNVKAEYQLPERIFLDKGTKYSFSLFLTARGSALKTDSTIGASFQLESQLDLGVLLADPGCIEAAVKQEILINRNSVLFKGISGHNLMKTSMLVKVVGSAGHCFQNTHLGPRLQGNLVVPVLIGCPPGKRLAFDITYTLEYNHLQNKHYFDCVEVDPEMPCFLFRDIFYPFFLIQDLVTGDSGSFQGSYVLKVVGGGPSLDAIREYSEEEIYRFNSPLDNTDSLIWTTKNTTTTEDLAFNILSHQSSGIEWLCLPNSPCHDTVPRSIFAPEFFFKVLVSNRGVDKSTYCDYQLIFLLHIHGLPLSSKRALFLLLVSSIIFLGLVALYIIACLLWPLVVKACNILRWKITNIVASESYYTYASSSSRGFSLSSKASSKASSKRSERDKAEPGQTLAKRSLT, via the exons ATGGAGAGGCGGAACGAGAAAAGGGGGCGGGGCGAGAAGGTGTTGCTGTTCGATCGGAAGGTGAGGCCCGAAAAGGTGCCGACCGAGAAGTCAGCGCCGGCGCAGAGCGAGAAGGTGCGGGGTGAGGGCGAGGAGACAGCGAGAGGCGAGGCGAGGTCTCGCGGCGAGGAGAAGGCTGGTGGCGCGGAGAGAACCGGAGGCGAGGAGAGG GTTCGAGCCGCGCTTGCGCCCTGCTCCGCGATGTCCCCTGCGGGCCCTGCGCAGCCGAGACCCCACGTCCTGCGAGCGCTGCGGGCACTGCTGGCGGTGTTCCTTGCGCCGTGGGGACTTTGGGCTGTAGAGGATGAGGATTGCACCTGGCAGGTTGTCCTGAACAAGTTCGAGACGGTAGGCCAGAGCGGTGCGAGCGACCGCTTCTTCCGTCAAGAGCCCTTGGACACAGTGGAGAAAGTGTTCCGCACGCTGGTGGACGCGCCTATCGACCCGGAAGAGGTGAGCGGACTCCGGTCAGGCGAACGGGAGGGTCCTGTACCGCGTGCCCTCGGCCCTGGACGTTCGCCCAACCTCTTCTTGCAGAAATACCTGGGCTTCCCTTATTACTTGAAGGTCAACTACTCCTGCGAAGGCCAG CTTTTCCATCTGGCACCCCGGTACTTTGTGAATGCCCCATCGCGGCCTCTCTGGTACACTGTGGACCAGGCTCCCGTGCTCATCCTGGGTGGCATTCCCAATGAGAAGTCCATCCTGCTGACCGACACCAGCTTCAAGGACTTCTCTCTGATAGAG TTGAACATTGACAGCTGCTGGGTTGGCTCCATCTACTGTCCCCAGGCCGACTTTGCAGCCACCATCTATGACACCATCTCCACGGAGAGTACGCTCTTCATTCGGCAGAACCAGCTCGTCTACTACTCCACGGGCACCTATACCACCCTCCACGAGGGCGACCACGGCAGCG GCAGCTGGGTTCGCGTCCTGGCCAACGAGTGCATCAAGAAGCTGTGCCCAGTGGAGTTCCATAGCAACGGCTCCGAGTACGTGATGGCCCTCACCACCGGCAAGCACGAGGGTTACGTCCACTTTGGAACCATTACAG ATGGCCGCGTTTCCTTCAAGATGCTGCCTGTGAGCCTATCCGTGTGTGAAGGAATACAAG TCAGCAACTGCTCCATCATCTGGAGTGTGTTCCTCAAGGGCGaaaagctgctgctgctggtggaGTCCATGGTCACGGCCACCAGGAACCTGTACCAGGTGGTCAGCTACAACCTGG TGACAGATAGCCTGTCCATCCTCTACAAGATCCCGGAATTCATCCCAGACG CTCGAGGCCTGGAGTTCCTGATGATGCTAAGGACGGAGTCTTTTACCACCTCCCCGATGGTGCCCAAGGGCATGTCTTACGACCCCTACAACAACCTGCTGTACATCTGGGGCAACTTCCTCCTGCAGAG TTATGACTACGAGAACTTCATCTACCTGGCTGACTTCCCCAAGGAGTCGTCCATCAAGTACCTGGTCAACTCGTTCCAAGGGGAACTGGCTATTGTCACGGAGACTGAGGAG ATCTGGTACATCCTGGAGGGCAGCTACAGAGTGTACAAGCTGATCCCATCTGACGGCTGGGAGGTGCACGTCAGCCTGCAGGCGATGCGCCAGTCCAACTCCTACGCCGCCAATGAGACCATGGTCACCATTTTCTATGAACAGGACAAACTGTACCAG CTGGTGTACCTTATAAGCAGGCAGGAGGCCCGGCTGGTCAAGAGGTTGGTGCCAGTGGTGCAGCTCCTGAACTACCAGCAGGTCAACAGCCACTATCTCTTGGAGCAGCAAGG GGGCCATCAGACGCTGACCTTCACCAACCTCTGCCCGTTCACGGTGATGCGCCTGTGGGACCTGCCCGACCCGCAGAGCTACACGCGCCAGGAGCGCTACCGGGCGCTGCCGCCGCGCGTGCTCGAGGCCTCGGGCTTCCACAGCGAGCGCTCGCTCGCCGTCTACCAGGGCCTCGTCTACTACCTGCTCTGGCTGCACTCCAAGTACGACAAG CCGTACGCGGACCCGGTGCACGACCCTACCTGGCGCTGGTGGAAAAACAAGAAGCAAGACCAG GATTACTACTTCTACCTGGCGAGCAACTGGCGGAGCGCGGGGGGCGTGCACATCGACATGGCCAGCTACGAGAAGATCTACAACGTCAAGGCCGAGTACCAGCTGCCCGAGCGCATCTTCCTGGACAAGGGCACCAAATACAGCTTCTCGCTCTTCCTCACCGCGCGGGGGTCCGCCTTGAAGACGGATTCCACGATCG GCGCCTCCTTCCAGCTGGAGAGCCAGCTGGACCTGGGCGTGCTGCTGGCGGACCCCGGCTGCATCGAGGCGGCCGTGAAGCAGGAAATCCTTATCAATCGCAACTCCGTGCTCTTCAAG GGCATCAGCGGGCATAACCTCATGAAAACCTCCATGCTGGTCAAG GTGGTGGGCTCCGCCGGGCACTGCTTCCAGAACACACACCTGGGGCCGCGCCTGCAA GGCAACCTGGTGGTGCCGGTGCTTATTGGCTGCCCCCCGGGCAAGCGCCTGGCCTTCGACATCACCTACACGCTGGAGTACAACCACCTGCAGAACAAACACTACTTCGACTGTGTGGAGGTCGACCCGGAGATGCCCTGCTTCCTCTTCCGTGACA TCTTCTACCCGTTCTTCTTAATCCAAGATTTGGTGACGGGAGACTCTGGCAGTTTTCAGGGCAG CTATGTGCTGAAGGTCGTGGGCGGCGGACCCTCCCTGGACGCCATCAGGGAATACAGCGAGGAGGAGATCTACCGCTTCAACAGCCCCCTGGACAA TACCGACAGCCTCATCTGGACCACCAAGAATACGACGACCACCGAGGACCTGGCCTTCAACATCTTGTCCCACCAGAGCTCGGGCATCGA GTGGCTGTGTCTGCCGAACTCTCCCTGCCACGACACCGTTCCCCGTAGCATCTTCGCTCCCGAATTCTTCTTCAAGGTGCTGGTGAGCAATCG AGGCGTGGACAAGAGCACATACTGCGACTACCAGCTCATCTTCCTGCTGCACATCCACGGGCTCCCGCTCAGTTCCAAGCGGGCCCTCTTCCTCCTCTTG
- the CATSPERG gene encoding cation channel sperm-associated auxiliary subunit gamma isoform X5 has product MSPAGPAQPRPHVLRALRALLAVFLAPWGLWAVEDEDCTWQVVLNKFETVGQSGASDRFFRQEPLDTVEKVFRTLVDAPIDPEEKYLGFPYYLKVNYSCEGQPSEALVRKGHLTGLKPVVLVTFQSPVNFRHWKIEQLQIQMEAAPFRSKESCNEEEVCVISWYTPMPIKNGSVVMHVDVSGNGLGPLIPQKRFQVNINGFLKRNQDSTIKFTVGSELFHLAPRYFVNAPSRPLWYTVDQAPVLILGGIPNEKSILLTDTSFKDFSLIELNIDSCWVGSIYCPQADFAATIYDTISTESTLFIRQNQLVYYSTGTYTTLHEGDHGSGSWVRVLANECIKKLCPVEFHSNGSEYVMALTTGKHEGYVHFGTITDGRVSFKMLPVSLSVCEGIQVSNCSIIWSVFLKGEKLLLLVESMVTATRNLYQVVSYNLVTDSLSILYKIPEFIPDARGLEFLMMLRTESFTTSPMVPKGMSYDPYNNLLYIWGNFLLQSYDYENFIYLADFPKESSIKYLVNSFQGELAIVTETEEIWYILEGSYRVYKLIPSDGWEVHVSLQAMRQSNSYAANETMVTIFYEQDKLYQLVYLISRQEARLVKRLVPVVQLLNYQQVNSHYLLEQQGGHQTLTFTNLCPFTVMRLWDLPDPQSYTRQERYRALPPRVLEASGFHSERSLAVYQGLVYYLLWLHSKYDKPYADPVHDPTWRWWKNKKQDQDYYFYLASNWRSAGGVHIDMASYEKIYNVKAEYQLPERIFLDKGTKYSFSLFLTARGSALKTDSTIGASFQLESQLDLGVLLADPGCIEAAVKQEILINRNSVLFKVTLSDKRICFDQGISGHNLMKTSMLVKVVGSAGHCFQNTHLGPRLQGNLVVPVLIGCPPGKRLAFDITYTLEYNHLQNKHYFDCVEVDPEMPCFLFRDIFYPFFLIQDLVTGDSGSFQGSYVLKVVGGGPSLDAIREYSEEEIYRFNSPLDNTDSLIWTTKNTTTTEDLAFNILSHQSSGIEWLCLPNSPCHDTVPRSIFAPEFFFKVLVSNRGVDKSTYCDYQLIFLLHIHGLPLSSKRALFLLLVSSIIFLGLVALYIIACLLWPLVVKACNILRWKITNIVASESYYTYASSSSRGFSLSSKASSKASSKRSERDKAEPGQTLAKRSLT; this is encoded by the exons ATGTCCCCTGCGGGCCCTGCGCAGCCGAGACCCCACGTCCTGCGAGCGCTGCGGGCACTGCTGGCGGTGTTCCTTGCGCCGTGGGGACTTTGGGCTGTAGAGGATGAGGATTGCACCTGGCAGGTTGTCCTGAACAAGTTCGAGACGGTAGGCCAGAGCGGTGCGAGCGACCGCTTCTTCCGTCAAGAGCCCTTGGACACAGTGGAGAAAGTGTTCCGCACGCTGGTGGACGCGCCTATCGACCCGGAAGAG AAATACCTGGGCTTCCCTTATTACTTGAAGGTCAACTACTCCTGCGAAGGCCAG CCCTCCGAGGCCCTGGTCCGCAAGGGTCACCTGACGGGGCTAAAGCCCGTGGTGCTGGTCACCTTCCAGTCCCCAGTCAACTTCCGCCATTGGAAGATAGAGCAGCTGCAGATCCAGATGGAGGCAGCCCCCTTCCGCAGCAAAG AGTCCTGCAATGAAGAGGAGGTGTGTGTCATAAGCTGGTACACACCCATGCCCATCAAGAACGGCAGCGTGGTCATGCACGTGGATGTCAGTGGCAATGGCCTGGGGCCCCTCATCCCCCAGAAAAG GTTCCAGGTGAACATCAACGGCTTCCTGAAGAGAAACCAAGACAGCACAATCAAGTTCACTGTGGGGAGTGAG CTTTTCCATCTGGCACCCCGGTACTTTGTGAATGCCCCATCGCGGCCTCTCTGGTACACTGTGGACCAGGCTCCCGTGCTCATCCTGGGTGGCATTCCCAATGAGAAGTCCATCCTGCTGACCGACACCAGCTTCAAGGACTTCTCTCTGATAGAG TTGAACATTGACAGCTGCTGGGTTGGCTCCATCTACTGTCCCCAGGCCGACTTTGCAGCCACCATCTATGACACCATCTCCACGGAGAGTACGCTCTTCATTCGGCAGAACCAGCTCGTCTACTACTCCACGGGCACCTATACCACCCTCCACGAGGGCGACCACGGCAGCG GCAGCTGGGTTCGCGTCCTGGCCAACGAGTGCATCAAGAAGCTGTGCCCAGTGGAGTTCCATAGCAACGGCTCCGAGTACGTGATGGCCCTCACCACCGGCAAGCACGAGGGTTACGTCCACTTTGGAACCATTACAG ATGGCCGCGTTTCCTTCAAGATGCTGCCTGTGAGCCTATCCGTGTGTGAAGGAATACAAG TCAGCAACTGCTCCATCATCTGGAGTGTGTTCCTCAAGGGCGaaaagctgctgctgctggtggaGTCCATGGTCACGGCCACCAGGAACCTGTACCAGGTGGTCAGCTACAACCTGG TGACAGATAGCCTGTCCATCCTCTACAAGATCCCGGAATTCATCCCAGACG CTCGAGGCCTGGAGTTCCTGATGATGCTAAGGACGGAGTCTTTTACCACCTCCCCGATGGTGCCCAAGGGCATGTCTTACGACCCCTACAACAACCTGCTGTACATCTGGGGCAACTTCCTCCTGCAGAG TTATGACTACGAGAACTTCATCTACCTGGCTGACTTCCCCAAGGAGTCGTCCATCAAGTACCTGGTCAACTCGTTCCAAGGGGAACTGGCTATTGTCACGGAGACTGAGGAG ATCTGGTACATCCTGGAGGGCAGCTACAGAGTGTACAAGCTGATCCCATCTGACGGCTGGGAGGTGCACGTCAGCCTGCAGGCGATGCGCCAGTCCAACTCCTACGCCGCCAATGAGACCATGGTCACCATTTTCTATGAACAGGACAAACTGTACCAG CTGGTGTACCTTATAAGCAGGCAGGAGGCCCGGCTGGTCAAGAGGTTGGTGCCAGTGGTGCAGCTCCTGAACTACCAGCAGGTCAACAGCCACTATCTCTTGGAGCAGCAAGG GGGCCATCAGACGCTGACCTTCACCAACCTCTGCCCGTTCACGGTGATGCGCCTGTGGGACCTGCCCGACCCGCAGAGCTACACGCGCCAGGAGCGCTACCGGGCGCTGCCGCCGCGCGTGCTCGAGGCCTCGGGCTTCCACAGCGAGCGCTCGCTCGCCGTCTACCAGGGCCTCGTCTACTACCTGCTCTGGCTGCACTCCAAGTACGACAAG CCGTACGCGGACCCGGTGCACGACCCTACCTGGCGCTGGTGGAAAAACAAGAAGCAAGACCAG GATTACTACTTCTACCTGGCGAGCAACTGGCGGAGCGCGGGGGGCGTGCACATCGACATGGCCAGCTACGAGAAGATCTACAACGTCAAGGCCGAGTACCAGCTGCCCGAGCGCATCTTCCTGGACAAGGGCACCAAATACAGCTTCTCGCTCTTCCTCACCGCGCGGGGGTCCGCCTTGAAGACGGATTCCACGATCG GCGCCTCCTTCCAGCTGGAGAGCCAGCTGGACCTGGGCGTGCTGCTGGCGGACCCCGGCTGCATCGAGGCGGCCGTGAAGCAGGAAATCCTTATCAATCGCAACTCCGTGCTCTTCAAG gttaCGCTCAGTGATAAAAGGATCTGCTTTGACCAGGGCATCAGCGGGCATAACCTCATGAAAACCTCCATGCTGGTCAAG GTGGTGGGCTCCGCCGGGCACTGCTTCCAGAACACACACCTGGGGCCGCGCCTGCAA GGCAACCTGGTGGTGCCGGTGCTTATTGGCTGCCCCCCGGGCAAGCGCCTGGCCTTCGACATCACCTACACGCTGGAGTACAACCACCTGCAGAACAAACACTACTTCGACTGTGTGGAGGTCGACCCGGAGATGCCCTGCTTCCTCTTCCGTGACA TCTTCTACCCGTTCTTCTTAATCCAAGATTTGGTGACGGGAGACTCTGGCAGTTTTCAGGGCAG CTATGTGCTGAAGGTCGTGGGCGGCGGACCCTCCCTGGACGCCATCAGGGAATACAGCGAGGAGGAGATCTACCGCTTCAACAGCCCCCTGGACAA TACCGACAGCCTCATCTGGACCACCAAGAATACGACGACCACCGAGGACCTGGCCTTCAACATCTTGTCCCACCAGAGCTCGGGCATCGA GTGGCTGTGTCTGCCGAACTCTCCCTGCCACGACACCGTTCCCCGTAGCATCTTCGCTCCCGAATTCTTCTTCAAGGTGCTGGTGAGCAATCG AGGCGTGGACAAGAGCACATACTGCGACTACCAGCTCATCTTCCTGCTGCACATCCACGGGCTCCCGCTCAGTTCCAAGCGGGCCCTCTTCCTCCTCTTG